The DNA segment TGCGCGGGCCTCGGCCGCCCGCGCCGCGCGCCCTGCTGCTCGTACTGGCCGTCTGGGCCGCCCCGTTGGTGCTCGCCCCGCCGCTGTTCAGCCGGGACGTCTACAGCTATCTCGCGCAGGGCGCCATGGCCGACGCACACATGGACGTCTACACCCAGGGCCCCGCGGCCCTCGGCGGTCCGCTCGCCGACCAGGTGGCCCCCCTGTGGCAGCACACCGGGGCGCCGTACGGCCCCGCGTTCCTCGGCCTCGCCGCCGCGCTGTCCGGCCTCACCCGGGGCGGACTGCCCGCGGGCCTGATCGGCATGCGGCTGCTCGCGCTGCTCGGGGTGGCCCTGATGGCGTCCGCGCTGCCCCGGCTCGCCCGGCACAGCGGCGCCGACCCGGCCGCCGCGCTCTGGCTCGGCGCCCTCAACCCGCTGGTGCCGCTGCACCTGGTCGCGGGCGCCCACAACGACGCGCTGATGCTCGGACTGCTCGGGCTCGGCCTGGTCGCCGCCCGGCGCGGGCCCGTGCCGGGCGCCGTACTGGTCACCCTCGCCGCGCTGGTCAAGGCGCCCGCCGCGCTGGGCCTGCTAGCCGTGGTGGCGTTGCAGGCCCGCGCCGGGCGCCGTCCCCTGCCCGCCGCCCTGACCACCGCGGCCGTCTGTGCCGCGACCACGGTCGCCGCCACCGTGACGGCCGGCACCGGCTACGGCTGGATCGGCGCCCTCGGCACCCCCCTCTCCCCGCGGAACTGGGCGCTGACCGGCCTGCTCGGCCGGGCCACCGGCGCCCTGCTCGACCGCCTCGGCAGTGGCCTCGCCCCGCTGGCCGTCCCCGGCTGGCAGCTGCTCGGCCTCCTCGCCACCGCCGTCACGATCGGCGTCATATGGCTGCGGCTGCGGCTCACACCGGTGTACGCGCTCGGCCTGAGCCTGCTCGCCGTCGCCGTGTTCGGCCCGGCCATCCGCCCCTGGTACGTGCTGTGGGGCCTGTTCCTGATCGCCGCCGCCGCGCCCAGCACCTCGGTACGGCACCGGGTCGCCGCCCTCGCCGGGGTGCTCGCGCTCGCCGTGCTGCCGAGCGGCGGCCCCGCCGACGCGGGCCGGCTGGTGCTCGCCGTCTGCGGGGGGCTGCTCGGGGTGGTCGTCCTGTGGCAGGCCCACCAGGCGGCCCGGCCGCCCGTCGCGGCCCCGGCCCCGGGGCGCGCCGCATGAGGGGCCCGCGCACCGAGCGGGGCCGGCTGGCGCTGGTCCTCGCCCTCGCCGCCGCCGTGACCGCGTTCACCGCGACCGTGCCGCTGCTGCGCGGCTTCTTCGACCTGCGCGTCTACTACGGCACCGTGCACACCTGGGTGCACCACGGCGGCCTGATCTACGACTACCGGGTGCCGGGCACGGGGTACGGCTTCACGTATCCGCCGTTCGCCGCGGTCCTCATGCTGCCGCTGGCCCTGCTCGGCCGGCACACCGCGATCGCCGCCTCCCTGGTGGTGAACGCGGCCGCGCTCGGCGTCGTCCTGCGCGTCCTGGCCGGCGACCGCCGGCGGCGGCACGGCTGGTACCGCTGGTCGCTGGCCCTGTGCGCGCTCGCGCTGTTCGAGCCCCTGCGGGACACCTTCAGCTTCGGGCAGGTCAATGTCGTACTCCTGGCCCTCGTGCTCACCGACGCCCGGCTGCTGACGAGCGGCCGGGACCGGTGGGCGGGCGCCGGGACCGGGCTCGCCGCGGCGATCAAGCTGACGCCGGCCCTGTTCATCGGGCTGCTGCTGCTCGCCGGGCGCCGCCGGGCCGCCGCGCGGGCGAGCGCCGTCGCCGCCGCCGTGACCGCGCTCGCCGCCGTGGTGGACCCGGCCGCCTCCCGGTTCTACTGGACCCGGGCGCTGTGGGACACCGGCCGGGTGGGCCGCCTGGACTACGTCTCCAACCAGTCGTTGCAGGGGGTGCTGGCCCGGCTCGGCGAGAGTGGCCGCCCGCTGTGGGTGCTCGCGGCGCTGGGCACGCTGGGCGTCTGGGCGTGGCG comes from the Streptomyces sp. SUK 48 genome and includes:
- the mptB gene encoding polyprenol phosphomannose-dependent alpha 1,6 mannosyltransferase MptB codes for the protein MAFPFDLRRCRLLGLAGTAFLALGGESAGALPVADLPAPASAREATGLVAAYFGVVLLIAAWVLLGRLVRGPRPPAPRALLLVLAVWAAPLVLAPPLFSRDVYSYLAQGAMADAHMDVYTQGPAALGGPLADQVAPLWQHTGAPYGPAFLGLAAALSGLTRGGLPAGLIGMRLLALLGVALMASALPRLARHSGADPAAALWLGALNPLVPLHLVAGAHNDALMLGLLGLGLVAARRGPVPGAVLVTLAALVKAPAALGLLAVVALQARAGRRPLPAALTTAAVCAATTVAATVTAGTGYGWIGALGTPLSPRNWALTGLLGRATGALLDRLGSGLAPLAVPGWQLLGLLATAVTIGVIWLRLRLTPVYALGLSLLAVAVFGPAIRPWYVLWGLFLIAAAAPSTSVRHRVAALAGVLALAVLPSGGPADAGRLVLAVCGGLLGVVVLWQAHQAARPPVAAPAPGRAA